Proteins co-encoded in one Lynx canadensis isolate LIC74 chromosome C1, mLynCan4.pri.v2, whole genome shotgun sequence genomic window:
- the LOC115520530 gene encoding guanylate-binding protein 6-like yields MVVAVPDLGYGAAPTEQPPQNDEELWKKYTSLVQMKKELEGSCMKKDELLHEAREALAEEQAKRETAEKEKRLLEKRCKMLQQKLETLETIFQESMAQMREEIKRERKNLLRGQNERIQRLEAQIKIMTGNKQHTETDCTPKIMENNDREDTSRPSWWPQICELLQELILLMVKFFSCI; encoded by the exons ATGGTCGTGGCAGTACCAGACCTGGGCTATGGAGCAGCCCCCACGGAGCAGCCTCCCCAAAATGACGAGGAGTTATGGAAGAAGTACACG AGTTTGGTGCAGATGAAGAAGGAACTAGAGGGAAGCTGCATGAAGAAAGATGAGCTTCTCCATGAAGCACGAGAAGCCTTAGCAG AGGAGCAAGCCAAAAGAGAGACAGCTGAGAAGGAAAAGCGGCTTCTTGAGAAAAGGTGTAAAATGCTGCAGCAAAAGTTAGAGACTCTAGAAACAATTTTCCAGGAATCCATGGCCCAAATGAGAgaggagataaagagagagagaaaaaacctTCTGAGAGGGCAGAATGAGAGGATTCAGAGGCTGGAG GCCCAAATAAAAATCATGACTGGTAACAAGCAACATACTGAAACTGACTGCACTCCAAAGATAATGGAGAACAATGACAGAGAAGATACTTCGCGGCCTTCGTGGTGGCCTCAAATTTGTGAGCTGCTACAAGAGTTGATTTTACTAATGGTCAAGTTTTTCTCTTGTATATAA